Part of the Verrucomicrobiota bacterium genome is shown below.
TAGGTCCGTTGAAACGTTCAGGGGCTGTCGGCATGCAGAACGGGACGGACGGCAAACAACTTAACAACATACAATCTGGGTCATAATAGGTAATAGGACAAGCATATGAAAGCGCTTCGTTTTCACGGCCGGAAAGACTTGCGGGTGGACGACGTGGAGGATCCGAAGTCATGCGGGCCTCACCAGGTTCTGGTTAAAAACTCCTATTGCGGCATTTGCGGGACTGACCTGCACGAGTATTTGCACGGTCCGATCCAAATCCCGCAGAAGCCCCACCCCTTCTCAAAAGCGGTCCTCCCGTTGATACTCGGGCACGAATTTTCCGGCGTGGTTGAGGCGGTTGGGCCCGAGGTGCAAAGCGTCCACCCCGGGGATCACGTTTCCATTCAACCCAACGTCATCCCGGGCGGAGACTACTTCGACCGGCGCGGCTGGAGTCATCTGAGTGATAACCTGTCGGTGGTCGGCTTAAGTTACCCGTGGGGCGGCATGGCCGAGCGCTGCCTGGTCTACGATTACAACGTCGCCAAACTGCCGCCCGAGGTCTCCGATGAGCAGGGCGCGATGATCGAACCGGCCGCCGTCGCGGTTAATGCGATTGAAAATGGGGACCTGAAGGCCGGAGACACGATCCTCATCACCGGCGGTGGGCCCATCGGGGCGCTGGTTGGGATGGCAGCCTCCGCAGCCGGTGCATCAAAAATCTTTCTTTCGGAACCGAACCCGGTCCGCCGCGAATTCCTGGCCTCCTGGGACGTGTTCACCGGCATTTACGACCCGTTAAGCCAGGACGTGCCCGCGCTTGTGCGGGAACAGACCGAGAGCGGCGTCGGGGTGGACGTCGCGGTCGAATGCGTCGGCAACGAGAGAGCGCTCGCAACGTGCATGGATGCGGTGCGTCGTCGCGGGACCGTGGTTCAGGTAGGCCTCCCCACGCGCCCCGCAAACATAGACTTGCACAAGCTCGTGACCAAAGATCTTTCCTATCGCGGCAGTTGGGCCTATAAGAACACGGCATGGCCAAAGGTGATCGGCCTCGTTGCCTCCGGCAAGCTGCCCGTCGAAAAGGCCATCACCGGTAAGGTCAAACTCGACGCGGCGGTCTCGCAAGGCTTTGACGCGCTGGCGGCCCCCGACAGCGCTCACATCAAGATCCTCGTGGAGGCACCTTCACATACAGCTACCCCGTAACCCTAAGCAGGCAACCAATCCCCAGGTATGACAGATAAATTCCCAATGGACGTTTCGGCTAGGCGTTACCGGCTGACGTTTCATTCGAGGGAACAACAACGTCTACCCCGCCCTCTTCGACGGAGCCGGGCATCGCGTCGCTTTACAGTACACCATGGCGGCGTTCAACCGGGATATCGAATCTAACCTTTTGCTGAAGTACCGGGCCCACGTCCAAACGCCAGGTCTTCTGCTCTGCTTCATCGGCTTTAGTGAGGGGATCATAGCGGCTTGACATCTTTTTGGATTCCGTCTATCTCTATTGTCGCGTATTCCCCTCATTCGAACATCGTGCACATCCCGCATAGGGGTCACCAGATGAACACGCGTAGCAAATCGGCGGACATTCCATGAAAGCGCTTCGTTTCCACGCCATTAAAGAGTTGTGGGTGGAAGATGTGGACGAAAACCGCGCCGGGGTGAACGTTGCTATTGAATGCGTAGGAAATGAGAAAGTGCTCGCCACTATGGATTCTGTGGGTCGTCGCGGGACTT
Proteins encoded:
- a CDS encoding 2,3-butanediol dehydrogenase — protein: MKALRFHGRKDLRVDDVEDPKSCGPHQVLVKNSYCGICGTDLHEYLHGPIQIPQKPHPFSKAVLPLILGHEFSGVVEAVGPEVQSVHPGDHVSIQPNVIPGGDYFDRRGWSHLSDNLSVVGLSYPWGGMAERCLVYDYNVAKLPPEVSDEQGAMIEPAAVAVNAIENGDLKAGDTILITGGGPIGALVGMAASAAGASKIFLSEPNPVRREFLASWDVFTGIYDPLSQDVPALVREQTESGVGVDVAVECVGNERALATCMDAVRRRGTVVQVGLPTRPANIDLHKLVTKDLSYRGSWAYKNTAWPKVIGLVASGKLPVEKAITGKVKLDAAVSQGFDALAAPDSAHIKILVEAPSHTATP